In Clostridium sporogenes, one genomic interval encodes:
- the secA gene encoding preprotein translocase subunit SecA: protein MGILNKIFGTYSERELRRVNPIVNKIEALDEKIQSLKDEDFKLKTEEFKNRLEKGEKLDDILPEAFALVREAAHRTIGLKHYKEQLIGGVVLHQGRIGEMKTGEGKTLVATLPAYINALTGKGVHIVTVNDYLAKRDRDLMAPVYEFLGLKVGVVLHNLNNEERQEAYGADITYGTNSEFGFDYLRDNMVVYKEERVQRKLNFAIVDEVDSILIDEARTPLIISGQGEKSTEFYKVADYFTKSLIAEKDFTIDEKANSAMLTDEGVNKAENFFKVDNYADAENMEIQHHVVQALKANYVMKKDKDYMIKDGEILIVDEFTGRAMEGRRYSDGLHQAIEAKEGVRVERESKTLATITYQNYFRMYNKLSGMTGTAQTEENEFREIYGLDVIVIPTHEPIARIDNADVVYKSEKGKFKAIVDEIVERYKKGQPMLVGTVSIEKSEMLSSMLKKKGVPHQVLNAKYHEKEADIISHAGEYGMVTIATNMAGRGTDIKLTKEAEEAGGLMIIGTERHESRRIDNQLRGRSGRQGDPGESRFFVSLEDDLMRIFGSERIQGIVDKLGLGEDEAIESKMVSSAIESAQKKVEGNNFDIRKTLLQYDDVINKQREIIYKQRSEVLEGEDLKDQIGDMIRDVVYTAVNSHISGVEEEFETELQNLVNYLEDICLPKGLVNVKDLSNLSDEEIKEKLLEAVENIYNHKEKEIGEEQIREIERVILLRVVDTKWMDHIDDMDHLKQGIGLRAYRQQDPVQAYQFEGSEMFEEMIYNIKVDTVRYLFHVEVEKAPEREKVAKETSTNYDEDSVKKQPIKKENRIGRNDICPCGSGKKYKNCCGRMA from the coding sequence ATGGGAATTTTAAATAAAATATTTGGTACATATAGCGAAAGAGAACTTAGAAGAGTTAATCCTATAGTAAATAAAATAGAAGCTTTAGATGAAAAAATACAATCCTTAAAAGATGAAGATTTTAAATTAAAAACTGAAGAATTTAAAAATAGACTAGAAAAAGGGGAAAAACTGGATGATATTTTACCAGAAGCTTTTGCATTAGTTAGAGAGGCGGCACATAGAACCATAGGACTTAAGCATTATAAAGAACAACTAATTGGTGGCGTGGTATTACATCAAGGTAGAATTGGAGAAATGAAAACTGGTGAAGGTAAAACTTTAGTTGCTACATTACCGGCATATATAAATGCATTAACAGGAAAAGGGGTACATATAGTTACAGTTAATGATTACTTAGCAAAAAGAGATAGAGACTTAATGGCCCCAGTGTATGAATTTTTAGGTTTAAAAGTAGGAGTTGTTTTACATAATTTAAACAATGAGGAAAGACAAGAAGCTTATGGGGCAGATATAACTTATGGAACAAATAGTGAATTTGGCTTTGATTATTTAAGAGATAATATGGTGGTTTATAAAGAAGAAAGAGTTCAAAGAAAATTAAACTTTGCAATTGTGGATGAAGTGGACTCTATATTAATAGATGAAGCTAGAACTCCACTAATAATATCAGGTCAAGGAGAAAAGTCTACAGAGTTTTATAAAGTTGCAGATTATTTTACTAAATCTTTAATAGCTGAAAAAGATTTTACAATAGATGAAAAAGCTAATTCAGCTATGCTTACAGATGAAGGTGTTAATAAAGCAGAAAATTTCTTTAAAGTAGATAACTATGCTGATGCAGAAAATATGGAAATACAACACCATGTAGTTCAAGCTTTAAAAGCTAACTATGTAATGAAAAAAGATAAAGATTATATGATTAAAGATGGAGAAATTTTAATAGTTGATGAGTTTACAGGAAGAGCTATGGAAGGAAGAAGATATAGCGATGGATTGCACCAAGCTATAGAAGCTAAAGAAGGCGTTAGAGTAGAAAGGGAATCTAAAACTTTAGCTACAATAACTTATCAAAACTATTTTAGAATGTATAATAAATTATCCGGTATGACAGGAACTGCTCAAACAGAAGAAAATGAATTTAGAGAAATCTATGGATTAGATGTAATTGTAATACCTACACATGAACCTATAGCAAGAATAGATAATGCGGATGTAGTATATAAATCAGAAAAGGGTAAGTTTAAAGCTATAGTTGATGAAATAGTAGAAAGATATAAAAAAGGTCAACCAATGTTAGTAGGTACAGTAAGCATAGAAAAATCAGAAATGTTATCTTCTATGTTAAAGAAAAAAGGTGTACCTCACCAAGTATTAAATGCTAAATATCATGAAAAAGAGGCGGATATAATTTCTCATGCAGGGGAATATGGCATGGTAACAATAGCTACTAATATGGCGGGCCGTGGTACAGATATAAAACTTACTAAAGAAGCTGAAGAAGCAGGCGGACTTATGATTATAGGTACAGAAAGACATGAATCTAGAAGAATAGATAACCAATTAAGAGGACGTTCTGGTCGTCAAGGGGATCCTGGTGAATCAAGATTTTTTGTATCTTTAGAAGATGATTTAATGAGAATATTTGGTTCAGAAAGAATACAAGGAATAGTTGATAAATTAGGACTTGGTGAAGATGAAGCTATAGAAAGTAAAATGGTAAGTTCAGCTATAGAAAGTGCTCAAAAGAAGGTAGAAGGAAATAACTTTGATATAAGAAAAACTCTATTGCAATATGATGATGTAATAAATAAACAAAGAGAAATAATATACAAACAAAGAAGTGAGGTTCTAGAAGGGGAAGACTTAAAGGATCAAATAGGAGATATGATTAGAGATGTAGTTTATACTGCAGTAAATTCTCATATTTCAGGAGTAGAAGAAGAGTTTGAGACAGAACTTCAAAATCTTGTTAATTATTTAGAAGATATATGTTTACCAAAGGGTTTAGTAAATGTGAAAGATCTAAGTAATTTATCAGATGAGGAAATAAAAGAAAAATTATTAGAAGCAGTAGAAAATATATATAACCACAAAGAAAAAGAAATTGGAGAAGAACAAATAAGAGAAATAGAAAGAGTAATATTACTTAGAGTTGTAGATACTAAATGGATGGATCATATAGATGATATGGATCACTTAAAACAAGGTATAGGTCTAAGAGCATATAGACAACAAGATCCAGTTCAAGCATATCAATTTGAAGGTAGTGAAATGTTTGAGGAAATGATCTATAACATTAAAGTAGATACCGTAAGATATTTATTCCATGTGGAAGTAGAAAAAGCACCTGAAAGAGAGAAGGTAGCAAAAGAAACATCAACTAATTATGATGAGGATTCAGTAAAAAAACAACCTATAAAAAAGGAAAATAGAATTGGTAGAAATGATATATGTCCTTGTGGAAGTGGGAAAAAATATAAAAATTGTTGTGGTAGAATGGCATAA
- the hpf gene encoding ribosome hibernation-promoting factor, HPF/YfiA family, which yields MKITVIGKNIEITNALRETVEKKLSKLERFFNPDVVATATLSVHKNKQTIEVTIPFHGVILRGEETTEDMYASIDMVIDKLERQIRKQKTKLQRKIHDGSLRFQYIPDYESGENKETQIVKTKKFAMKPMSSEEAVLQMELLGHNFFVYQNADTEEVNVIYRRKDGNYGLIEPEF from the coding sequence ATGAAAATAACAGTAATAGGCAAAAATATTGAGATAACAAATGCTTTAAGGGAGACAGTTGAAAAGAAGCTGTCAAAGCTTGAAAGATTTTTCAACCCTGATGTAGTTGCAACAGCTACATTGAGTGTACACAAAAATAAGCAAACTATAGAAGTTACAATACCATTCCATGGAGTTATATTAAGAGGTGAAGAAACAACAGAGGATATGTATGCATCTATAGACATGGTAATAGATAAATTAGAAAGACAAATAAGAAAGCAAAAGACTAAACTTCAACGTAAGATTCACGATGGCTCATTAAGATTTCAATATATACCAGATTATGAAAGTGGAGAAAATAAAGAGACTCAAATAGTAAAGACTAAAAAATTTGCCATGAAACCAATGTCTTCGGAAGAAGCGGTTTTACAAATGGAGCTTTTAGGACATAATTTCTTTGTATATCAAAATGCTGATACAGAGGAAGTAAATGTTATATATAGAAGAAAAGATGGTAATTATGGGTTAATAGAACCTGAATTTTAA
- a CDS encoding ComF family protein, producing the protein MGTRIFNYIKYIIECIGEVIYPYGNKCVICEKYIEEDLICKECLNAIKHCSDVKIIEKGKNCFSAFPTCYYSGIMMELILNLKYKGDFKSGEVIANLMCRKAKEININTDIITFVPSSKKSYKKRGYNQSEYLARIISKSINIPIVYCLKKNINTKDQIGLNGIERWLNVKDSFKVYNERYVENKRILLIDDVLTTGATSFYCANELKKSGAKEIFILTAAKSDV; encoded by the coding sequence ATGGGAACTAGGATTTTTAACTATATAAAATATATTATAGAATGTATAGGAGAAGTAATATACCCCTATGGAAATAAATGTGTAATATGTGAAAAATATATAGAAGAAGATTTAATATGTAAAGAATGCCTTAACGCTATAAAGCATTGTAGTGACGTTAAAATTATTGAAAAAGGGAAAAACTGTTTTTCAGCATTCCCTACTTGTTATTATTCAGGTATAATGATGGAACTTATATTAAATTTAAAATATAAAGGCGATTTTAAAAGTGGAGAAGTAATAGCTAATTTAATGTGTAGAAAAGCAAAAGAAATTAATATAAACACAGATATTATAACTTTTGTTCCATCCAGTAAAAAATCTTACAAAAAAAGAGGATATAATCAAAGTGAGTACTTGGCCAGGATTATAAGTAAAAGCATTAATATACCAATAGTATATTGTTTAAAAAAGAACATAAATACAAAAGATCAAATAGGATTAAATGGAATTGAAAGATGGCTAAATGTTAAGGATAGTTTTAAAGTTTATAATGAAAGATATGTAGAAAATAAAAGAATACTTTTAATTGATGATGTTTTAACCACAGGAGCTACCTCCTTTTATTGTGCTAACGAGTTAAAAAAGAGTGGAGCAAAAGAAATTTTTATATTGACTGCAGCAAAAAGTGATGTATAA
- a CDS encoding competence protein ComF yields MSLLKRSKKEYEFSEVILNWCKGREKFLNVVSIPYNTTNFFVDSILYLIKNRNNILYITNEEEKSIDIIQNIKRKSDFRQYSYIRKSRLDIVSNLKVTNFNVAFNMDEKFDFIIYDDLSSYANHNKDSIKDLILSKLTNEGKCIMYSIESLFINSRSIYIPFKKDRMPIIEPRTLLTRINISREIPFIIYDYMKWSFQSKRKVIIYTPSHFISKNLYNYFKNYINKIDVNVILDMELDSNKSLVNFEKMKEGIFITNLFYDGFSKLKDTDLIIYGSDKNKFNYKELIYLCGTVGRGEYDFKGEIIFLANTETVHMEKAKNIIRAFNKEAWELGFLTI; encoded by the coding sequence ATGTCTTTACTTAAAAGATCCAAAAAAGAATATGAATTTAGTGAAGTTATATTAAATTGGTGTAAAGGTAGAGAAAAGTTCTTAAATGTTGTATCTATACCTTATAATACTACAAATTTTTTTGTGGATTCTATTTTATATTTAATAAAAAATAGGAATAATATTTTGTATATAACAAATGAAGAAGAAAAAAGCATAGACATAATACAAAATATAAAAAGAAAAAGTGATTTTAGACAATATTCTTATATAAGAAAGAGTAGATTAGATATAGTTTCAAACTTAAAAGTTACTAATTTTAATGTGGCATTTAATATGGATGAAAAATTTGATTTTATAATATATGATGATTTAAGTAGTTATGCAAATCATAATAAGGATAGTATAAAAGATTTAATTTTGTCTAAACTTACCAATGAAGGCAAATGTATAATGTATTCTATAGAAAGCTTATTTATCAATAGTAGAAGTATTTATATACCCTTTAAAAAGGATAGAATGCCTATAATAGAACCAAGAACATTATTAACTAGAATAAATATAAGTAGAGAGATTCCTTTTATTATTTATGATTACATGAAATGGTCATTTCAGTCTAAAAGGAAAGTTATTATATATACCCCTTCACATTTTATTAGTAAAAATTTATATAATTATTTTAAAAATTATATAAATAAAATTGATGTAAATGTAATACTAGATATGGAATTAGATTCTAATAAGAGTTTAGTTAACTTTGAAAAGATGAAGGAAGGTATATTTATAACTAATTTATTTTATGATGGATTTTCAAAATTGAAGGATACAGATTTGATAATTTATGGTTCAGATAAGAATAAATTTAATTATAAAGAATTAATATATTTATGTGGTACTGTAGGGAGAGGTGAATATGATTTTAAAGGTGAAATTATATTTTTAGCTAATACGGAAACTGTACATATGGAGAAAGCTAAAAATATAATAAGAGCCTTTAATAAAGAAGCATGGGAACTAGGATTTTTAACTATATAA